Below is a window of Campylobacter canadensis DNA.
AGAGAAGTTAAAATATCCATTGCTATTTGTTTTTTGTTAGCTTCTTTGATAGCAAAAGTTACATTTTCTATCGCCTTTAAATGTGGAAAAAGTGCGTAATCTTGAAATAAAAATCCTATATTTCTTTTATGTGCAGGTATTTTAGTAATATTTATACCATCTAAAAATATTTCTCCTTCTTGTATTTCTTCAAAACCTGCAATTAGTTTTAAAATAGTACTTTTGCCGCTTCCACTTTGTCCTAAAATACACAATTTTTCTGATTTTTCAAGGCTAAAACTAAGATTATTAAAAAGTGCTTTTTCATAAGCAAAGCTTAGATTTTTAAATTCAAAATAACTCATTTTCTTTCCTTAATTAAATTAAAAATTACTAGCAATATAAAGCAAGTTAGCACAAGCACAAGTGCAGGAGCGCTAAGCATTGCAAGTTGCTCATCGCTTGCGTATCTATCCATTTCAAAAGATAAAGTTTTAAAATTACTTGTTGCTAGCAAACTTGCAAGTGGTAATTCTTTTAAAATTTCAATAAAAATTAATATAAAAGAACTTATTAAACTAGGAAGAACTAAAATAAATTCTATTTTAAAAAAACTGCTAAATGGGTTTTTTCCTAGACTTAACCTTGCGTATGTAATTGAGCTTGGCAGTTTATTAAAAGCAGCATCAAGCCCATTAAAGCCAAGAGCTAAAAATCTAACAACATAAGCAAATATTAAAAGCACTGGGCTAAGCGTTAAAAATAAAGCATTATTAATACCAAAAAAATTATAAATTGGCTCATTAATTCTATCAATACAAATAAATAAAGCAAGCATACAAATAGCAATAACAGAACCAGGAATGCTATAACCCATATTTGATAAAGAGCTAATAATTATCTTAGCCCTACCCTTCTTAAAGCGTTGATTAAAAGCTAAAAATGTAGCAATAATTAAAATTATTAAGCTTGAGCTTAAGCTTAAAAAGAAGGTGTTTTTGCTTAAAATAAATAAAGCAGAGTAATTAACATCTAAAAAACTTCTCTTAAACCAAATTAAAATATGAATAACAGGTAATAAAAAACTAAAAAAAAATATGAACGAAAATAACACAATAATTATAAAACTAGCTATTTTACTAAGTTTTTTTCTTTTTATCGGATAAGTTTTTGAGCTTATTTCATAAGGTCTTCTAAATATTTTTTCAACAAGTAAAATAAAAAACACAACAAAAAGTAAAATAACAGCAAGTTTAATAGCCGCATTTAAATCATTATAAGCAATCCAAGCCTTATAAATCCCTGTGCTAAAGACATGTAAGCCATAGTAGTTTGGCGCTCCATAAGCATTAAGTGTTTCCATAGCGCAAAGACTTGCTCCTGCAACAATGGCTGGGCGACTTAGCGGTAAAATAATTTGAAAAAATATTGCTGTATCGCTTTTACCAAGGCTCTTTGCACTGTTTATAATATTTGCTGAAAATTTAGCTAAAAAACCCCTAAGTAAAATATAAACATAAGGAAAAAAAGCAAGGCTAAATACAAAAATAGCACCATAAATATTCATAATATCAAAATGAATTCTTAAATTAAATTGCTCTCTTAAAAATATATTAAACCAAGAAAAATAAGAGAAAAAATCAGCATAAATATAAGCAAATAAATAGCTAGGAATAGCAAAAGGTAGCACTAAAACAAAGCGAAAAAAATTTCTAAATCTATACTCATAAAAACTTTCAAAATACGCTAAAAATATAGCAATAATAGTAGAAAACAACAAGGTAAAAAATAATATTATTCCTGTATTTTTAAAATACTCTACTAAATAACTATCAAATAACACAGCCGTGTTATCTTTTATTGGCTGTGTTATGAAAAACATTACATAAAAAATAGGAATGAGTATTAAAAATAATAAAAAATAAGCAAGAATATCGCTTAATTTTCTCACTTCCACAACGCCTTATCTGCTATTACCTGAGCTTGTTCAAGGTTTTTTGCAATATCATTAAAATCAATTTCACTTGCTTTAAACTCGCCCCAAGATTTTACAACCTCAGCAGGACTTGCTTTAGAATTTACAGGAAATTCATAATTTGTTTGAGCTAGAATATTTTGTGCTTCTTTACTTAGCAAAAATTCCATCAAAGCAGTTGCTTCTTTTATGTTTTTAGCATATTTTGTAATACCTGCACCACTGATATTTATATGAGTTCCGCCATCGTTTTGATTTGGAAAAAATATCTTTAATTTTTTAAATACTTCTTGCTCAATTGGGTCTTTTGAAACCGACATTCTACCTAAATAATAACTATTCATAATAGCAATAGCACCATTTCCAGCCACAATCGCCTTTGCTTGGTCTCTATCATTACCCTTTGGGTCTCTTGCAAAATTTGCTACAAGTTTATTTGCCCAATTTTGAGTTTTTTCTACTCCATCTTTTGTAATCATAAAGGCTATTAGATGGCGATTATATGATGATGTTGATGAGCGTGTTAAAACCTTGCCTTTAAACTTAGCATTAGCTAAATCTTCATAAGTACTAAGCTCTTTTGCATCAATTTGTTTTGGGTCATATACAAAAACCCTAGCTCTATAAGTGATTGCAGCCCAAGTTTTGTCTTTGTCTTTGAATTTTTGTGGGACAATTTCATCTACAACTTTTGATGAATAAGCTTGTAAAAGCCCTTTTGTCTTAGCCTTGTATAAATCCCCTGCTCCAACTGTCATAAAAAGGTCTGCACTTGTATCTTTTCCTTCTTGTTCTAATTTGTTTAAAAGTGGGTCAATTTTATCTTGAACTAAATTTACTTTTATCCCTGTTTTAGCTGTAAATGCATCAAATACAATCTTATCTGAATCATAATGTCTTGAAGTATAAACATTTACAACACCTTGCGCTAAAAGCATTGAACTTGCCATTAAAGTTAAAACAAGCTTTTTCAATATATCTCCTTAAATTAAAAATAAAAAAATCTATTTTATTATAAAATAGTAATTATTATCATCATCATAAAAATTATTTTTATTTAATAAATATTAATTAATTTAATATTAAATAGCTCTTTAAATAAAGCAACATATATTTATTTTTCTAAAAATCTAAAAGGAATTTAATGAAGCAAGGTAATTTTTCTACATTTTTTGTTAATAATTTAGGCTTTTTTCTAATTTTATTTTTAAGTAATGTATTTTTAAATAGTTATGAATTATTTTTAGAACACCATAATATTAGTGCTAGAGCTTTATTTATTTCTGACTTACTAAAATATTTTAAAAATTTTTTCGTTGCTGCTTTGTTATCTTTTATCTTTGTATATTTGGCATATTTAAGTAAAAACCATTATAAAAAAGTAATTTTTATACTTTTTATACTTAATTATTGTTGTTTTATTATTGATTATTTTTTAATATCACATTTTAATTCTTTTCTTAATCAATTTATTTTAGACTCGCTATTTAGAACAAATTCAAGTGAAAGTTTAGAATTTATAAAAAATTATTTTTCTTTATCTTTTGTGCTTTGTGCTGCCTTATTTTTAATAATACAACTAGTACTATTAAAGATAAAAATAAAACTACAAGTAGCTAAAAAAATCAATAAAATACTTTGCTCAATTTTAATTTTACTAAGCCTTGTAACCGTGCTTGATATGATTAAAAAGTATCACAAAACCCAACTTCTTTCTTATAGTTTTGTAAGGCTTGAAAGCTTTAATATTACAAGAATACTATGTGCGTTTTTATACTATAAAGAAAGCGCCTTTGTAGATTACAAAGCCTTAGTAAATGAATATAAAAATATGTATTTAAGCAAAGAAAAAATAAGCGCAAAAAATAACATAAAAAATATTATTTTAATCTTAGGAGAATCCTTAAATAAAAATAAAATGAGCCTTTATGGGGGGGGGTATTTAACAAATCCATATCTTTCTAAATTACAAAAAAATGGCAATTTAATAGCATTTTTGGATGTTATTGCGCCTTATTCTTCTACAAATCCTGTTATGCAAACGATTTTAAATTTCTCAAATTATGAAAATACAGATGAAAAACACCCTTGGCATAGCTATTTTGATGTTATAGGACTTTTTAAATTAGCTTCATATGAAACATTTTTTATTAGCAATCAAGAAGGTTTTGGTATGTGGGGAAATGCTGCTGCTAGCATTGGTAGCAATGCTTTGAATGTATATTTTAGCAATCAGGGTAAAAATAGTATAAGATATATGAATTTTAGACCTGATTCTGTTCTTTTTGAATATATAAATAATATAAAATTAAAAGAAAAGAATTTTATAATAATCCATCTTATGGGCTCACATTTTATATATGATTATAGGTATGAAAATAATTTTAAAAAATATAAAGCAGCCGATATTAAAAGTAATTTAGATGAAAAAAAGCGTAAAAAGATTGCTTCTTATTACAATAGCATTTTATATAATGACTACATAATAAATAGTATTTATGAAAGATTTGCTAAAGATGATAGCCTTATTTTATATCTTAGCGACCACGCAGAAAGTTTATATGATGATAAAACTAAAAGTGTTTTAGGGCATTCTATAATTGATAAAACAAATGCAGAAATTCCTTTTATTTTTATATTTAGCGACACTTTTAAACAAAAACATAACAACTTATTAGTAAAAATTCAAAATGCAGTAAATAAAGCTTATATGAGTGATGATTTAATACATACTTTATGTGATTTAGCAGGATTAAATTATTATGAATGTGATGAAAAAAGAAGCATAATAAATGAAAATTACAACGACAAAAGAAAAAGATTGTTTCATAATGTAGATTATGATAAGTTTTTAAAATAGCTTAAAAATACTTTAAGCTATTTTAACAATCTTAGCCTTTCTTTGTTTTCTTTAGAAATTCTTAAACTATCACGACACTTTTGCATACAAAGCTTTAAGCATTTTTCTTCAAGTTTATTTTCTTTTAAAAAAGCAAAAGTTTTTTCATAATCTTTTGCAAACATTACTTGAAAATACCAAGCTTTTGCCATATTTACATAATATTCATCACTTGTTACACTAAAAACTAGTTTTAAACCATCATCAATATTTATAAATCTCATAAAACATAAAATTGCAAATCTTATACGGTAAGTTTTGTTACTTTTAAGCTCTTTGCTAGCCCAAGATAAAATATCATTTT
It encodes the following:
- a CDS encoding ABC transporter ATP-binding protein produces the protein MSYFEFKNLSFAYEKALFNNLSFSLEKSEKLCILGQSGSGKSTILKLIAGFEEIQEGEIFLDGINITKIPAHKRNIGFLFQDYALFPHLKAIENVTFAIKEANKKQIAMDILTSLEISNLANAYPKTLSGGQQQRLALARCIAQKPKLLLLDEPFCALDANLRSSIRTFVLDYLNKLNIACIMVTHDLADVKAFNSKLLKLD
- a CDS encoding ABC transporter permease; the encoded protein is MRKLSDILAYFLLFLILIPIFYVMFFITQPIKDNTAVLFDSYLVEYFKNTGIILFFTLLFSTIIAIFLAYFESFYEYRFRNFFRFVLVLPFAIPSYLFAYIYADFFSYFSWFNIFLREQFNLRIHFDIMNIYGAIFVFSLAFFPYVYILLRGFLAKFSANIINSAKSLGKSDTAIFFQIILPLSRPAIVAGASLCAMETLNAYGAPNYYGLHVFSTGIYKAWIAYNDLNAAIKLAVILLFVVFFILLVEKIFRRPYEISSKTYPIKRKKLSKIASFIIIVLFSFIFFFSFLLPVIHILIWFKRSFLDVNYSALFILSKNTFFLSLSSSLIILIIATFLAFNQRFKKGRAKIIISSLSNMGYSIPGSVIAICMLALFICIDRINEPIYNFFGINNALFLTLSPVLLIFAYVVRFLALGFNGLDAAFNKLPSSITYARLSLGKNPFSSFFKIEFILVLPSLISSFILIFIEILKELPLASLLATSNFKTLSFEMDRYASDEQLAMLSAPALVLVLTCFILLVIFNLIKERK
- a CDS encoding extracellular solute-binding protein → MKKLVLTLMASSMLLAQGVVNVYTSRHYDSDKIVFDAFTAKTGIKVNLVQDKIDPLLNKLEQEGKDTSADLFMTVGAGDLYKAKTKGLLQAYSSKVVDEIVPQKFKDKDKTWAAITYRARVFVYDPKQIDAKELSTYEDLANAKFKGKVLTRSSTSSYNRHLIAFMITKDGVEKTQNWANKLVANFARDPKGNDRDQAKAIVAGNGAIAIMNSYYLGRMSVSKDPIEQEVFKKLKIFFPNQNDGGTHINISGAGITKYAKNIKEATALMEFLLSKEAQNILAQTNYEFPVNSKASPAEVVKSWGEFKASEIDFNDIAKNLEQAQVIADKALWK
- a CDS encoding phosphoethanolamine transferase, with translation MKQGNFSTFFVNNLGFFLILFLSNVFLNSYELFLEHHNISARALFISDLLKYFKNFFVAALLSFIFVYLAYLSKNHYKKVIFILFILNYCCFIIDYFLISHFNSFLNQFILDSLFRTNSSESLEFIKNYFSLSFVLCAALFLIIQLVLLKIKIKLQVAKKINKILCSILILLSLVTVLDMIKKYHKTQLLSYSFVRLESFNITRILCAFLYYKESAFVDYKALVNEYKNMYLSKEKISAKNNIKNIILILGESLNKNKMSLYGGGYLTNPYLSKLQKNGNLIAFLDVIAPYSSTNPVMQTILNFSNYENTDEKHPWHSYFDVIGLFKLASYETFFISNQEGFGMWGNAAASIGSNALNVYFSNQGKNSIRYMNFRPDSVLFEYINNIKLKEKNFIIIHLMGSHFIYDYRYENNFKKYKAADIKSNLDEKKRKKIASYYNSILYNDYIINSIYERFAKDDSLILYLSDHAESLYDDKTKSVLGHSIIDKTNAEIPFIFIFSDTFKQKHNNLLVKIQNAVNKAYMSDDLIHTLCDLAGLNYYECDEKRSIINENYNDKRKRLFHNVDYDKFLK
- a CDS encoding DNA alkylation repair protein, with the translated sequence MKKELSKFIDLKYKDFHKKLVFTKYEFLGVRSQHLKDYAKKLQKDNKFDEFFNNFLKNDKFYEYLQIIAYGINLEKDFNKALKYCDYYLDYVDNWANCDSLAPQSFKKNDILSWASKELKSNKTYRIRFAILCFMRFINIDDGLKLVFSVTSDEYYVNMAKAWYFQVMFAKDYEKTFAFLKENKLEEKCLKLCMQKCRDSLRISKENKERLRLLK